From the Zonotrichia leucophrys gambelii isolate GWCS_2022_RI chromosome 10, RI_Zleu_2.0, whole genome shotgun sequence genome, one window contains:
- the MNS1 gene encoding meiosis-specific nuclear structural protein 1 isoform X1: MGSGSRGCPAPPPLPCCPQASEEREWGRRAARLRAELERERRLDEELRAAEESRKQRALQLEREQKLAAELARRDLEKTRDEKIRQQVRANSLELRELESKLKSAYMNKERAAQIAEKKAIHNENMKWEDEVAQAIKEDYDRYLKEEMSAELKRNQEKKTYHQELDKQVEELEKKKQEAYEEFLREKHMIDEIVKKIYEEEQIKKQRKLDKIRETQTYIEEFIKEQAIWRKRKQEEMEEENRKIMEFANMQRQREDGWMAKVRDSEEKKQRVQNMLAKTMEREEQRRKEREQILQDLYMEEQEAMERKKEMAEIEKRIRQRLDLRQAYEKQVALKAAEEEARREEDRALQQQISAQQAEEDRIKQLNAQKRRMKQLEHKMAVEKILEDRRKQGIAEKERELEERELEKKRQERIRAIIEEERQKLLKEHAWKLLGYLPRGILKDENDINMLGEDFRLAYQQRRGNELSEES, translated from the exons ATGGGGAGCGGGTCCCGCGGCTGTCCTGCGCCACCGCCTCTCCCTTGTTGCCCGCAGGCGTCCGAGGAGCGGGAGTGGGGCAGGCGGGCGGCCCGGCTGCGGGCCGAGCtggagcgggagcggcggctGGATGAGGAGCTACGGGCG GCAGAagagagcagaaagcagagagcGCTGCAGCTGGAGCGAGAGCAAAAGCTGGCGGCTGAGCTGGCGAGGCGGGACCTCGAGAAAACGAGAGATGAGAAGATCAGGCAACAAGTCAGAGCAAACAG tcTTGAACTTCGAGAGTTAGAAAGCAAGCTGAAATCTGCTTATATGAATAAAGAACGAGCTGCACAGATTGCTGAAAAAAAAGCTATACACAATGAGAACATG aaatgggAGGATGAAGTAGCCCAAGCAATAAAGGAAGATTATGACAGGTATCTGAAAGAAGAAATGTCTGCAGAACTGAAGAGAAACCAGGAGAAGAAAACTTACCATCAAGAACTGGACAAACAGGTTGAGGAActggagaagaagaagcaaGAGGCTTATGAAGAGTTTCTAAGAGAGAAACACATGATTGATGAAATTGTAAAAAAGATCTATGAAGAAGAACAAAT aaaaaaacaacGGAAGTTAGATAAAATAAGAGAAACTCAGACATATATTGAAGAGTTTATAAAAGAACAAGCTATctggaggaagaggaaacaggaagagatggaagaagaaaataggaaaattatGGAGTTTGCCAACATGCAACGACAAAGAGAAGATGGTTGGATGGCTAAAGTTCGAGacagtgaagagaaaaaacagagagTTCAAAACATG CTTGCCAAGACCATGGAAAGAGAAGAACAGAGGCGTAAAGAACGGGAACAAATCCTCCAAGATCTGTATATGGAAGAACAAGAAGCgatggaaaggaagaaggagatG GCAGAAATTGAAAAGAGAATAAGGCAGCGCCTAGACTTAAGGCAAGCCTATGAAAAGCAGGTTGCTCTAAAGGCAGCAGAAGAAGAAGCTAGGAGAGAAGaggacagagctctgcagcagcagatttcGGCCCAGCAGGCTGAGGAAGATCGCATTAAGCAGCTGAACGCTCAGAAACGGAGAATGAAACAGCTCGAACACAAAATGGCCGTGGAAAAAATCCTCGAGGACCGGCGCAAACAGGGCATTGCAGAGAAG GAGCGTGAACTTGAAGAAAGAGAGTTAGagaagaaaaggcaagaaaggATCCGTGCAATTATTGAAGAGGAGAGACAGAAACTCTTGAAGGAGCATGCATGGAAATTGCTGGGTTATCTTCCTCGA GGAATACTCAAAGATGAAAATGATATTAACATGCTTGGAGAAGATTTCAGGTTGGCCTACCAGCAGAGAAGAGGTAATGAACTTTCAGAAGAGAGCTGA
- the MNS1 gene encoding meiosis-specific nuclear structural protein 1 isoform X2 gives MASEEREWGRRAARLRAELERERRLDEELRAAEESRKQRALQLEREQKLAAELARRDLEKTRDEKIRQQVRANSLELRELESKLKSAYMNKERAAQIAEKKAIHNENMKWEDEVAQAIKEDYDRYLKEEMSAELKRNQEKKTYHQELDKQVEELEKKKQEAYEEFLREKHMIDEIVKKIYEEEQIKKQRKLDKIRETQTYIEEFIKEQAIWRKRKQEEMEEENRKIMEFANMQRQREDGWMAKVRDSEEKKQRVQNMLAKTMEREEQRRKEREQILQDLYMEEQEAMERKKEMAEIEKRIRQRLDLRQAYEKQVALKAAEEEARREEDRALQQQISAQQAEEDRIKQLNAQKRRMKQLEHKMAVEKILEDRRKQGIAEKERELEERELEKKRQERIRAIIEEERQKLLKEHAWKLLGYLPRGILKDENDINMLGEDFRLAYQQRRGNELSEES, from the exons ATG GCGTCCGAGGAGCGGGAGTGGGGCAGGCGGGCGGCCCGGCTGCGGGCCGAGCtggagcgggagcggcggctGGATGAGGAGCTACGGGCG GCAGAagagagcagaaagcagagagcGCTGCAGCTGGAGCGAGAGCAAAAGCTGGCGGCTGAGCTGGCGAGGCGGGACCTCGAGAAAACGAGAGATGAGAAGATCAGGCAACAAGTCAGAGCAAACAG tcTTGAACTTCGAGAGTTAGAAAGCAAGCTGAAATCTGCTTATATGAATAAAGAACGAGCTGCACAGATTGCTGAAAAAAAAGCTATACACAATGAGAACATG aaatgggAGGATGAAGTAGCCCAAGCAATAAAGGAAGATTATGACAGGTATCTGAAAGAAGAAATGTCTGCAGAACTGAAGAGAAACCAGGAGAAGAAAACTTACCATCAAGAACTGGACAAACAGGTTGAGGAActggagaagaagaagcaaGAGGCTTATGAAGAGTTTCTAAGAGAGAAACACATGATTGATGAAATTGTAAAAAAGATCTATGAAGAAGAACAAAT aaaaaaacaacGGAAGTTAGATAAAATAAGAGAAACTCAGACATATATTGAAGAGTTTATAAAAGAACAAGCTATctggaggaagaggaaacaggaagagatggaagaagaaaataggaaaattatGGAGTTTGCCAACATGCAACGACAAAGAGAAGATGGTTGGATGGCTAAAGTTCGAGacagtgaagagaaaaaacagagagTTCAAAACATG CTTGCCAAGACCATGGAAAGAGAAGAACAGAGGCGTAAAGAACGGGAACAAATCCTCCAAGATCTGTATATGGAAGAACAAGAAGCgatggaaaggaagaaggagatG GCAGAAATTGAAAAGAGAATAAGGCAGCGCCTAGACTTAAGGCAAGCCTATGAAAAGCAGGTTGCTCTAAAGGCAGCAGAAGAAGAAGCTAGGAGAGAAGaggacagagctctgcagcagcagatttcGGCCCAGCAGGCTGAGGAAGATCGCATTAAGCAGCTGAACGCTCAGAAACGGAGAATGAAACAGCTCGAACACAAAATGGCCGTGGAAAAAATCCTCGAGGACCGGCGCAAACAGGGCATTGCAGAGAAG GAGCGTGAACTTGAAGAAAGAGAGTTAGagaagaaaaggcaagaaaggATCCGTGCAATTATTGAAGAGGAGAGACAGAAACTCTTGAAGGAGCATGCATGGAAATTGCTGGGTTATCTTCCTCGA GGAATACTCAAAGATGAAAATGATATTAACATGCTTGGAGAAGATTTCAGGTTGGCCTACCAGCAGAGAAGAGGTAATGAACTTTCAGAAGAGAGCTGA
- the TEX9 gene encoding testis-expressed protein 9 isoform X7, which produces MQEDLANIVFECRKKDDENQNLGTRLKDTEEENSRLQRTVSLQQSQIEKYKMLSQEANKKTEGLQQEVTALEKELESVKRAQKQGAATQSATEVRLNRALEEVEKYKVELNKLKQSNKDVANQELKMIEELKAENKKLQKQKGELITGFKKQLKLIDILKRQKMHIEAAKMLSFTEEEFMKALEWGNY; this is translated from the exons GATgatgaaaatcagaatttaggAACTCGGCTCAAAGATACTGAAGAAGAAAACTCAAGACTGCAACGAACAGTCAGCCTGCAGCAGTCTCAGATTGAGAAGTACAAAATGTTGTCacaagaagcaaacaaaaaaactgaaggGTTACAACAAGAGGTCACTGCACTAGAAAAG GAATTGGAGAGTGTAAAGCGTGCCCAAAAGCAGGGTGCAGCCACTCAGAGTGCAACTGAGGTGCGTTTAAACAGGGCCTTGGAAGAAGTGGAGAAGTACAAAGTGGAGCTGAATAAACTGAAGCAAAGCAACAAG GATGTAGCTAATCAAGAACTCAAAATGATCGAAGagttaaaagcagaaaacaagaaactgcagaaacaaaaaggagagCTGATTACAGGttttaaaaagcagttaaaGTTAATTGATATTTTGAAGAGACAAAAG atgcaCATTGAAGCTGCCAAGATGCTTTCTTTTACCGAAGAGGAATTCATGAAAGCTCTTGAGTGGGGAAATTATTGA